The following coding sequences are from one Megachile rotundata isolate GNS110a chromosome 13, iyMegRotu1, whole genome shotgun sequence window:
- the Cnot4 gene encoding CCR4-NOT transcription complex subunit 4 isoform X3 gives MSVLNQSGEDAVECPLCMEPLDVNDLNFFPCTCGYQICQFCWHRIRTDENGLCPACRKAYSENPADFKPLSEEDFARLKAEKRLKDQQRKQRVTENRKHLANVRVVQKNLVFVVGLPLRLADADVLKRHEYFGKFGKIHKVVINQSTSYAGSQGPSASAYVTYQRPEDALRAIAAVNNVVMDGRTIKTSLGTTKYCSHFMRNQPCPKPDCMYLHDLGDQEASFTKEEMHQGKHQEYERKLVQSLHASHASAQRKPTPSPSVTGSIVRENGTLNSQAKEAWPSLQTGQTNSTQTNCKELSPPTQTSSQLNNVTNGSGTINQTQVSSSGTTQQQTNNNKGEPMNLRRGKSNSESKAQAARNKHKNCQNKEKHSTRTTSRSESSSIGTQNNVQSQINGQKDIRNFSSETNSDVLQKLGNKCKSEQQQPQPQQQQQQSQPQQNNKGSKLVQQQQQSQDLKVNGVVQNGERRHSDSETDQQREGSTPASTISSTEDSNASHQVEHLAESSEENSGAAILGSSPASTNSSQGANQQPPPGLHNGSQMQLNHRSIFQTDNNSFFSSNNFQKISTTTIVPPTSLTANPNLKWTSTGLTSIPDSLPLVQSTEDWQAAFGFQPETTRTNHVVQKSSPSSSPGVTFNSEGFVDEEVYTNLQYTTLSEPSATFTSSLLVNSPASKFMADFQQNSLQQRLALQAQQNQENCEYIKQNGHATLGEVINHKESGSDIKADDDLGFDPFHETQKALAELMENEMQLQQQRLFQQQQQQQREREEQNRVQHQQNIANLGQQHFPQVAHIAHLQQQAQHLQNLQVLQQSHSLLSRLPQNLLQSGAQPPQQNAYLPNGNPLLNSQGISKCAGDAVYTLKDWCDINNQQQQQQFHHQALHQKGGWNNFGPIADWTSIDPAIVSSRPLPFQTTSTWQFPHVHPTHTVSHNAQQEQNGPTQHWAMQPPPGFAAPATTGQLSNQQPSTTAQPHTKLISAGSEIENL, from the exons ATGTCAGTATTGAATCAAAGCGGGGAAGATGCAGTGGAGTGTCCTTTGTGTATGGAACCATTGGATGTGAATGATTTGAATTTTTTTCCGTGCACTTGCGGATACCAAATATGTCAGTTCTGTTGGCACAGAATTCGTACCGATGAAAATGGTTTGTGCCCTGCCTGTCGGAAGGCCTATTCTGAAAATCCTGCCGATTTTAAACCTTTGAGTGAGGAAGACTTTGCAAG ATTAAAAGCAGAAAAGAGATTAAAAGATCAGCAACGTAAGCAAAGGGTTACAGAAAACCGTAAACATCTAGCAAATGTGAGAGTAGTACAAAAAAATCTAGTATTTGTAGTAGGATTACCATTGCGACTTGCGGATGCTGAT GTATTAAAGCGGCACgaatattttggaaaatttggcaaAATTCACAAAGTTGTAATAAATCAGAGCACTTCCTATGCAGGGTCTCAGGGCCCTAGTGCTTCGGCTTATGTTACCTATCAA cGTCCGGAAGATGCACTACGTGCTATAGCGGCTGTGAATAATGTTGTTATGGATGGACGAACAATTAAAACGTCATTAGGAACAACAAAGTATTGTTCACACTTTATGCGTAATCAGCCTTGTCCAAAACCAGATTGTATGTATTTACATGATCTTGGGGACCAGGAGGCATCGTTTACAAAGGAGGAGATGCATCAAGGCAAACATCAAGAGTACGAGCGTAAACTTGTGCAATCGTTACATGCATCACATGCATCTGCGCAACG GAAACCAACGCCATCACCATCTGTGACGGGTAGTATTGTTCGAGAAAACGGaactttaaattctcaagccAAAGAAGCTTGGCCATCGTTGCAAACTGGACAGACAAATA GTACACAAACAAATTGTAAAGAATTATCACCACCAACGCAAACATCGTcacaattaaataatgtaacgaATGGTAGTGGTACAATCAATCAAACTCAGGTATCGTCAAGTGGAACAACGCAACAACAGACCAACAATAATAAAGGTGAACCTATGAATTTACGAAGGGGCAAAAGTAATAGTGAAAGTAAAGCACAGGCCGCGCggaataaacataaaaattgtcaaaataaagaaaaacatAGTACACGGACAACTTCCCGATCTGAATCAAGCTCTATTGGTACACAAAATAATGTGCAATCACAAATAAATGGACAAAaagatattagaaatttttcctCCGAAACGAATAGTGACGTATTACAAAAGTTGGGTAATAAGTGTAAATCAGAACAACAGCAGCCACAAccacaacagcagcagcaacagtcTCAGCCGCAGCAAAATAATAAAGGATCTAAATTAGttcagcaacagcaacagtcTCAAGACCTTAAAGTAAACGGAGTAGTGCAAAATGGAGAGCGCCGACATTCGGATAGTGAGACAGATCAACAACGCGAAGGTAGTACACCGGCTAGTACAATTTCAAGTACAGAAGATTCAAATGCGAGTCACCAAGTGGAACATTTAGCAGAATCAAGTGAGGAGAACAGTGGTGCTGCTATTTTGG GTTCCTCTCCAGCTAGCACAAATTCGTCACAAGGTGCCAATCAACAGCCACCACCAGGACTACATAATGGGTCTCAAATGCAACTCAATCATCGGTCGATCTTTCAAACGGATAATAATAGTTTCTTCAGTTCAAATAATTTCCAGAAAATCTCTACCACTACCATTGTACCACCTACTTCTTTGACAG CAAACCCAAATTTGAAGTGGACAAGCACAGGCTTAACTTCAATCCCTGACTCGTTACCATTGGTTCAATCAACTGAAGATTGGCAAGCAGCTTTTGGTTTTCAACCTGAAACTACACGGACAAATCATGTTGTACAAAAATCCAGTCCTTCAAGTTCACCAGGAGTAACATTCAATTCTGAAGGTTTTGTGGACGAGGAAGTTTATACTAATTTACAATATACTACATTATCGGAACCTTCTGCTACTTTTACATCAAGTTTGCTTGTTAATTCACCTGCATCCAAATTTATGGCAGACTTTCAACAAAATTCATTACAACAAAGGCTTGCCTTACAA GCACAACAAAATCAAGAGAACTGCGAGTATATAAAGCAAAACGGTCACGCTACCTTAGGAGAAGTTATAAATCATAAAGAATCTGGTTCTGATATAAAAGCTGACGATGACTTAGGTTTTGATCCTTTCCACGAAACACAAAAAGCTTTAGCTGAACTTATGGAAAATGAAATGCAACTTCAACAACAGAGGTTAtttcaacaacaacaacaacaacaaagaGAACGAGAAGAGCAAAACAGGGTACAGCATCAACAGAATATTGCAAATCTTGGTCAACAACATTTTCCACAA GTTGCCCATATAGCACATTTACAACAACAGGCTCAGCATCTGCAGAACCTACAAGTTCTACAACAATCGCATTCCCTGCTGTCTCGTCTTCCACAGAATTTATTACAAAGTG GAGCACAGCCACCACAGCAAAATGCCTATCTTCCAAATGGAAATCCTCTGTTGAATTCGCAAG GTATTAGTAAATGCGCGGGTGATGCAGTTTATACGCTTAAGGATTGGTGTGATATTAACaatcaacaacaacagcaacaatttCATCATCAAGCATTACATCAAAAAGGAGGATGGAACAATTTTGGACCTATTGCAGACTGGACTTCGATTGACCCAGCTATTGTTAGTTCTAGGCCTCTTCCATTCCAGACTACTAGTACATGGCAATTTCCACATGTTCATCCTACACATACTGTATCACACAATGCGCAACAG GAACAGAATGGACCTACTCAACATTGGGCAATGCAACCACCTCCAGGTTTTGCTGCACCAGCGACTACAGGACAATTGAGTAATCAACAACCAAGCACAACTGCACAGCCGCACACCAAACTTATCTCTGCAGGATCGGAAATTGAAA atctataa
- the Cnot4 gene encoding CCR4-NOT transcription complex subunit 4 isoform X2 — protein MSVLNQSGEDAVECPLCMEPLDVNDLNFFPCTCGYQICQFCWHRIRTDENGLCPACRKAYSENPADFKPLSEEDFARLKAEKRLKDQQRKQRVTENRKHLANVRVVQKNLVFVVGLPLRLADADVLKRHEYFGKFGKIHKVVINQSTSYAGSQGPSASAYVTYQRPEDALRAIAAVNNVVMDGRTIKTSLGTTKYCSHFMRNQPCPKPDCMYLHDLGDQEASFTKEEMHQGKHQEYERKLVQSLHASHASAQRKPTPSPSVTGSIVRENGTLNSQAKEAWPSLQTGQTNSTQTNCKELSPPTQTSSQLNNVTNGSGTINQTQVSSSGTTQQQTNNNKGEPMNLRRGKSNSESKAQAARNKHKNCQNKEKHSTRTTSRSESSSIGTQNNVQSQINGQKDIRNFSSETNSDVLQKLGNKCKSEQQQPQPQQQQQQSQPQQNNKGSKLVQQQQQSQDLKVNGVVQNGERRHSDSETDQQREGSTPASTISSTEDSNASHQVEHLAESSEENSGAAILGSSPASTNSSQGANQQPPPGLHNGSQMQLNHRSIFQTDNNSFFSSNNFQKISTTTIVPPTSLTANPNLKWTSTGLTSIPDSLPLVQSTEDWQAAFGFQPETTRTNHVVQKSSPSSSPGVTFNSEGFVDEEVYTNLQYTTLSEPSATFTSSLLVNSPASKFMADFQQNSLQQRLALQAQQNQENCEYIKQNGHATLGEVINHKESGSDIKADDDLGFDPFHETQKALAELMENEMQLQQQRLFQQQQQQQREREEQNRVQHQQNIANLGQQHFPQVAHIAHLQQQAQHLQNLQVLQQSHSLLSRLPQNLLQSGTQSPAQNSVTAANLGQRSRLPPPGAQPPQQNAYLPNGNPLLNSQGISKCAGDAVYTLKDWCDINNQQQQQQFHHQALHQKGGWNNFGPIADWTSIDPAIVSSRPLPFQTTSTWQFPHVHPTHTVSHNAQQEQNGPTQHWAMQPPPGFAAPATTGQLSNQQPSTTAQPHTKLISAGSEIENL, from the exons ATGTCAGTATTGAATCAAAGCGGGGAAGATGCAGTGGAGTGTCCTTTGTGTATGGAACCATTGGATGTGAATGATTTGAATTTTTTTCCGTGCACTTGCGGATACCAAATATGTCAGTTCTGTTGGCACAGAATTCGTACCGATGAAAATGGTTTGTGCCCTGCCTGTCGGAAGGCCTATTCTGAAAATCCTGCCGATTTTAAACCTTTGAGTGAGGAAGACTTTGCAAG ATTAAAAGCAGAAAAGAGATTAAAAGATCAGCAACGTAAGCAAAGGGTTACAGAAAACCGTAAACATCTAGCAAATGTGAGAGTAGTACAAAAAAATCTAGTATTTGTAGTAGGATTACCATTGCGACTTGCGGATGCTGAT GTATTAAAGCGGCACgaatattttggaaaatttggcaaAATTCACAAAGTTGTAATAAATCAGAGCACTTCCTATGCAGGGTCTCAGGGCCCTAGTGCTTCGGCTTATGTTACCTATCAA cGTCCGGAAGATGCACTACGTGCTATAGCGGCTGTGAATAATGTTGTTATGGATGGACGAACAATTAAAACGTCATTAGGAACAACAAAGTATTGTTCACACTTTATGCGTAATCAGCCTTGTCCAAAACCAGATTGTATGTATTTACATGATCTTGGGGACCAGGAGGCATCGTTTACAAAGGAGGAGATGCATCAAGGCAAACATCAAGAGTACGAGCGTAAACTTGTGCAATCGTTACATGCATCACATGCATCTGCGCAACG GAAACCAACGCCATCACCATCTGTGACGGGTAGTATTGTTCGAGAAAACGGaactttaaattctcaagccAAAGAAGCTTGGCCATCGTTGCAAACTGGACAGACAAATA GTACACAAACAAATTGTAAAGAATTATCACCACCAACGCAAACATCGTcacaattaaataatgtaacgaATGGTAGTGGTACAATCAATCAAACTCAGGTATCGTCAAGTGGAACAACGCAACAACAGACCAACAATAATAAAGGTGAACCTATGAATTTACGAAGGGGCAAAAGTAATAGTGAAAGTAAAGCACAGGCCGCGCggaataaacataaaaattgtcaaaataaagaaaaacatAGTACACGGACAACTTCCCGATCTGAATCAAGCTCTATTGGTACACAAAATAATGTGCAATCACAAATAAATGGACAAAaagatattagaaatttttcctCCGAAACGAATAGTGACGTATTACAAAAGTTGGGTAATAAGTGTAAATCAGAACAACAGCAGCCACAAccacaacagcagcagcaacagtcTCAGCCGCAGCAAAATAATAAAGGATCTAAATTAGttcagcaacagcaacagtcTCAAGACCTTAAAGTAAACGGAGTAGTGCAAAATGGAGAGCGCCGACATTCGGATAGTGAGACAGATCAACAACGCGAAGGTAGTACACCGGCTAGTACAATTTCAAGTACAGAAGATTCAAATGCGAGTCACCAAGTGGAACATTTAGCAGAATCAAGTGAGGAGAACAGTGGTGCTGCTATTTTGG GTTCCTCTCCAGCTAGCACAAATTCGTCACAAGGTGCCAATCAACAGCCACCACCAGGACTACATAATGGGTCTCAAATGCAACTCAATCATCGGTCGATCTTTCAAACGGATAATAATAGTTTCTTCAGTTCAAATAATTTCCAGAAAATCTCTACCACTACCATTGTACCACCTACTTCTTTGACAG CAAACCCAAATTTGAAGTGGACAAGCACAGGCTTAACTTCAATCCCTGACTCGTTACCATTGGTTCAATCAACTGAAGATTGGCAAGCAGCTTTTGGTTTTCAACCTGAAACTACACGGACAAATCATGTTGTACAAAAATCCAGTCCTTCAAGTTCACCAGGAGTAACATTCAATTCTGAAGGTTTTGTGGACGAGGAAGTTTATACTAATTTACAATATACTACATTATCGGAACCTTCTGCTACTTTTACATCAAGTTTGCTTGTTAATTCACCTGCATCCAAATTTATGGCAGACTTTCAACAAAATTCATTACAACAAAGGCTTGCCTTACAA GCACAACAAAATCAAGAGAACTGCGAGTATATAAAGCAAAACGGTCACGCTACCTTAGGAGAAGTTATAAATCATAAAGAATCTGGTTCTGATATAAAAGCTGACGATGACTTAGGTTTTGATCCTTTCCACGAAACACAAAAAGCTTTAGCTGAACTTATGGAAAATGAAATGCAACTTCAACAACAGAGGTTAtttcaacaacaacaacaacaacaaagaGAACGAGAAGAGCAAAACAGGGTACAGCATCAACAGAATATTGCAAATCTTGGTCAACAACATTTTCCACAA GTTGCCCATATAGCACATTTACAACAACAGGCTCAGCATCTGCAGAACCTACAAGTTCTACAACAATCGCATTCCCTGCTGTCTCGTCTTCCACAGAATTTATTACAAAGTGGTACGCAAAGTCCTGCTCAGAATAGTGTGACTGCTGCCAATTTGGGACAACGTAGTCGCCTTCCACCACCAG GAGCACAGCCACCACAGCAAAATGCCTATCTTCCAAATGGAAATCCTCTGTTGAATTCGCAAG GTATTAGTAAATGCGCGGGTGATGCAGTTTATACGCTTAAGGATTGGTGTGATATTAACaatcaacaacaacagcaacaatttCATCATCAAGCATTACATCAAAAAGGAGGATGGAACAATTTTGGACCTATTGCAGACTGGACTTCGATTGACCCAGCTATTGTTAGTTCTAGGCCTCTTCCATTCCAGACTACTAGTACATGGCAATTTCCACATGTTCATCCTACACATACTGTATCACACAATGCGCAACAG GAACAGAATGGACCTACTCAACATTGGGCAATGCAACCACCTCCAGGTTTTGCTGCACCAGCGACTACAGGACAATTGAGTAATCAACAACCAAGCACAACTGCACAGCCGCACACCAAACTTATCTCTGCAGGATCGGAAATTGAAA atctataa
- the Cnot4 gene encoding CCR4-NOT transcription complex subunit 4 isoform X1, with product MSVLNQSGEDAVECPLCMEPLDVNDLNFFPCTCGYQICQFCWHRIRTDENGLCPACRKAYSENPADFKPLSEEDFARLKAEKRLKDQQRKQRVTENRKHLANVRVVQKNLVFVVGLPLRLADADVLKRHEYFGKFGKIHKVVINQSTSYAGSQGPSASAYVTYQRPEDALRAIAAVNNVVMDGRTIKTSLGTTKYCSHFMRNQPCPKPDCMYLHDLGDQEASFTKEEMHQGKHQEYERKLVQSLHASHASAQRKPTPSPSVTGSIVRENGTLNSQAKEAWPSLQTGQTNSTQTNCKELSPPTQTSSQLNNVTNGSGTINQTQVSSSGTTQQQTNNNKGEPMNLRRGKSNSESKAQAARNKHKNCQNKEKHSTRTTSRSESSSIGTQNNVQSQINGQKDIRNFSSETNSDVLQKLGNKCKSEQQQPQPQQQQQQSQPQQNNKGSKLVQQQQQSQDLKVNGVVQNGERRHSDSETDQQREGSTPASTISSTEDSNASHQVEHLAESSEENSGAAILGSSPASTNSSQGANQQPPPGLHNGSQMQLNHRSIFQTDNNSFFSSNNFQKISTTTIVPPTSLTANPNLKWTSTGLTSIPDSLPLVQSTEDWQAAFGFQPETTRTNHVVQKSSPSSSPGVTFNSEGFVDEEVYTNLQYTTLSEPSATFTSSLLVNSPASKFMADFQQNSLQQRLALQAQQNQENCEYIKQNGHATLGEVINHKESGSDIKADDDLGFDPFHETQKALAELMENEMQLQQQRLFQQQQQQQREREEQNRVQHQQNIANLGQQHFPQVAHIAHLQQQAQHLQNLQVLQQSHSLLSRLPQNLLQSGTQSPAQNSVTAANLGQRSRLPPPGFPGSTPNHMNSFGLGIPRPAPTNNALSGAQPPQQNAYLPNGNPLLNSQGISKCAGDAVYTLKDWCDINNQQQQQQFHHQALHQKGGWNNFGPIADWTSIDPAIVSSRPLPFQTTSTWQFPHVHPTHTVSHNAQQEQNGPTQHWAMQPPPGFAAPATTGQLSNQQPSTTAQPHTKLISAGSEIENL from the exons ATGTCAGTATTGAATCAAAGCGGGGAAGATGCAGTGGAGTGTCCTTTGTGTATGGAACCATTGGATGTGAATGATTTGAATTTTTTTCCGTGCACTTGCGGATACCAAATATGTCAGTTCTGTTGGCACAGAATTCGTACCGATGAAAATGGTTTGTGCCCTGCCTGTCGGAAGGCCTATTCTGAAAATCCTGCCGATTTTAAACCTTTGAGTGAGGAAGACTTTGCAAG ATTAAAAGCAGAAAAGAGATTAAAAGATCAGCAACGTAAGCAAAGGGTTACAGAAAACCGTAAACATCTAGCAAATGTGAGAGTAGTACAAAAAAATCTAGTATTTGTAGTAGGATTACCATTGCGACTTGCGGATGCTGAT GTATTAAAGCGGCACgaatattttggaaaatttggcaaAATTCACAAAGTTGTAATAAATCAGAGCACTTCCTATGCAGGGTCTCAGGGCCCTAGTGCTTCGGCTTATGTTACCTATCAA cGTCCGGAAGATGCACTACGTGCTATAGCGGCTGTGAATAATGTTGTTATGGATGGACGAACAATTAAAACGTCATTAGGAACAACAAAGTATTGTTCACACTTTATGCGTAATCAGCCTTGTCCAAAACCAGATTGTATGTATTTACATGATCTTGGGGACCAGGAGGCATCGTTTACAAAGGAGGAGATGCATCAAGGCAAACATCAAGAGTACGAGCGTAAACTTGTGCAATCGTTACATGCATCACATGCATCTGCGCAACG GAAACCAACGCCATCACCATCTGTGACGGGTAGTATTGTTCGAGAAAACGGaactttaaattctcaagccAAAGAAGCTTGGCCATCGTTGCAAACTGGACAGACAAATA GTACACAAACAAATTGTAAAGAATTATCACCACCAACGCAAACATCGTcacaattaaataatgtaacgaATGGTAGTGGTACAATCAATCAAACTCAGGTATCGTCAAGTGGAACAACGCAACAACAGACCAACAATAATAAAGGTGAACCTATGAATTTACGAAGGGGCAAAAGTAATAGTGAAAGTAAAGCACAGGCCGCGCggaataaacataaaaattgtcaaaataaagaaaaacatAGTACACGGACAACTTCCCGATCTGAATCAAGCTCTATTGGTACACAAAATAATGTGCAATCACAAATAAATGGACAAAaagatattagaaatttttcctCCGAAACGAATAGTGACGTATTACAAAAGTTGGGTAATAAGTGTAAATCAGAACAACAGCAGCCACAAccacaacagcagcagcaacagtcTCAGCCGCAGCAAAATAATAAAGGATCTAAATTAGttcagcaacagcaacagtcTCAAGACCTTAAAGTAAACGGAGTAGTGCAAAATGGAGAGCGCCGACATTCGGATAGTGAGACAGATCAACAACGCGAAGGTAGTACACCGGCTAGTACAATTTCAAGTACAGAAGATTCAAATGCGAGTCACCAAGTGGAACATTTAGCAGAATCAAGTGAGGAGAACAGTGGTGCTGCTATTTTGG GTTCCTCTCCAGCTAGCACAAATTCGTCACAAGGTGCCAATCAACAGCCACCACCAGGACTACATAATGGGTCTCAAATGCAACTCAATCATCGGTCGATCTTTCAAACGGATAATAATAGTTTCTTCAGTTCAAATAATTTCCAGAAAATCTCTACCACTACCATTGTACCACCTACTTCTTTGACAG CAAACCCAAATTTGAAGTGGACAAGCACAGGCTTAACTTCAATCCCTGACTCGTTACCATTGGTTCAATCAACTGAAGATTGGCAAGCAGCTTTTGGTTTTCAACCTGAAACTACACGGACAAATCATGTTGTACAAAAATCCAGTCCTTCAAGTTCACCAGGAGTAACATTCAATTCTGAAGGTTTTGTGGACGAGGAAGTTTATACTAATTTACAATATACTACATTATCGGAACCTTCTGCTACTTTTACATCAAGTTTGCTTGTTAATTCACCTGCATCCAAATTTATGGCAGACTTTCAACAAAATTCATTACAACAAAGGCTTGCCTTACAA GCACAACAAAATCAAGAGAACTGCGAGTATATAAAGCAAAACGGTCACGCTACCTTAGGAGAAGTTATAAATCATAAAGAATCTGGTTCTGATATAAAAGCTGACGATGACTTAGGTTTTGATCCTTTCCACGAAACACAAAAAGCTTTAGCTGAACTTATGGAAAATGAAATGCAACTTCAACAACAGAGGTTAtttcaacaacaacaacaacaacaaagaGAACGAGAAGAGCAAAACAGGGTACAGCATCAACAGAATATTGCAAATCTTGGTCAACAACATTTTCCACAA GTTGCCCATATAGCACATTTACAACAACAGGCTCAGCATCTGCAGAACCTACAAGTTCTACAACAATCGCATTCCCTGCTGTCTCGTCTTCCACAGAATTTATTACAAAGTGGTACGCAAAGTCCTGCTCAGAATAGTGTGACTGCTGCCAATTTGGGACAACGTAGTCGCCTTCCACCACCAGGTTTCCCTGGTTCTACACCAAATCACATGAATTCTTTTGGTCTTGGTATACCGCGACCAGCTCCCACGAACAATGCTCTTTCGG GAGCACAGCCACCACAGCAAAATGCCTATCTTCCAAATGGAAATCCTCTGTTGAATTCGCAAG GTATTAGTAAATGCGCGGGTGATGCAGTTTATACGCTTAAGGATTGGTGTGATATTAACaatcaacaacaacagcaacaatttCATCATCAAGCATTACATCAAAAAGGAGGATGGAACAATTTTGGACCTATTGCAGACTGGACTTCGATTGACCCAGCTATTGTTAGTTCTAGGCCTCTTCCATTCCAGACTACTAGTACATGGCAATTTCCACATGTTCATCCTACACATACTGTATCACACAATGCGCAACAG GAACAGAATGGACCTACTCAACATTGGGCAATGCAACCACCTCCAGGTTTTGCTGCACCAGCGACTACAGGACAATTGAGTAATCAACAACCAAGCACAACTGCACAGCCGCACACCAAACTTATCTCTGCAGGATCGGAAATTGAAA atctataa